Proteins from one Bombus pascuorum chromosome 15, iyBomPasc1.1, whole genome shotgun sequence genomic window:
- the LOC132914515 gene encoding uncharacterized protein LOC132914515 — MGNYRVTNSINSSSLKENAKILARLDETRILKNTKTSNLTRSTKTQPLPLTPAKKRSSLARPVRVHDSFAQPRKLLPMNYAFQTLQKASESTYEEDDYKETGWPIRLRLEQMLELTLPQTKKRPKKKTPMMLMKQQQTSRHACKDTERLLRVLSVNNVDQDTRYNVTRCSVM, encoded by the coding sequence ATGGGCAACTATCGAGTGACCAATTCCATAAACTCTTCGTCACTGAAGGAGAACGCTAAGATATTGGCTCGTTTGGACGAGACCAGAATTCTCAAGAACACCAAAACTAGCAATCTAACCAGGTCGACGAAGACCCAGCCGTTGCCTCTGACCCCAGCCAAGAAGAGATCTTCCCTGGCTCGTCCAGTTCGAGTTCACGACTCCTTCGCTCAACCTAGAAAGCTGTTGCCTATGAACTATGCCTTCCAGACCTTACAGAAGGCCAGCGAGTCCACGTACGAAGAGGACGACTACAAGGAGACCGGCTGGCCTATCCGGCTGAGACTCGAACAGATGCTCGAGTTGACTTTGCCGCAGACCAAGAAGAGGCCGAAGAAGAAGACGCCGATGATGCTGATGAAGCAGCAGCAGACCAGTAGACATGCGTGCAAAGACACGGAAAGGCTGCTGCGCGTACTCAGCGTGAACAATGTGGACCAAGATACTAGGTACAATGTCACACGGTGTTCTGTCATGTAG